A genome region from Chryseobacterium sp. G0186 includes the following:
- a CDS encoding helix-turn-helix domain-containing protein produces the protein MIYLAKKLKSDVNIIEGLGQKVTLYNKMGRYPEAIHLCDSISQMPFTKNSVEVKKNIYEALSNAYLGLNDAVNAKKYKDLYDNKKTETDKLKKASIDESINQIVNTKSTQIKENERKSSTIIIMIITSVCIIISLLIYLFQRNKRIKEKQAFDHFVLIYKEREKTLERTIVKEGILKEQSSITKQKYEGGITESKENEILKALQRFEKEKGYLDPNISLSVLSAKLSTNNSYLSEVINKHHGKNFNTYINELRIFYIIDKLNNNSKYRNYKISTLAEESGFISHSAFTIVFKKVTGTSPSFYIKNIQ, from the coding sequence ATGATTTATCTGGCAAAAAAACTAAAATCTGATGTTAATATAATTGAAGGATTAGGCCAGAAAGTAACTCTATATAATAAAATGGGAAGGTACCCAGAAGCTATACATCTATGTGATTCAATATCTCAAATGCCTTTTACGAAAAACTCGGTAGAAGTTAAAAAGAATATATATGAAGCATTATCTAATGCATATCTTGGTCTTAATGATGCAGTAAATGCTAAAAAGTATAAAGACTTGTATGATAATAAAAAAACAGAGACCGATAAATTAAAAAAAGCCAGCATAGATGAATCCATAAACCAAATCGTTAATACAAAATCTACACAGATTAAAGAAAATGAAAGAAAAAGTTCAACAATAATTATAATGATTATTACATCAGTCTGTATTATCATTTCTTTATTAATCTATCTATTCCAACGTAATAAGCGAATTAAAGAAAAGCAAGCTTTTGATCATTTTGTATTGATATATAAAGAAAGAGAGAAAACTCTGGAAAGAACTATTGTGAAAGAAGGAATTCTTAAGGAACAAAGTTCAATTACAAAACAAAAATATGAAGGTGGTATTACTGAAAGTAAAGAAAATGAAATACTGAAAGCCCTGCAGCGGTTCGAAAAAGAAAAAGGATATCTTGATCCAAATATTTCTTTATCAGTTCTGTCAGCAAAACTTAGTACTAATAATTCTTATTTATCAGAAGTTATAAATAAACACCATGGCAAGAACTTCAATACCTATATTAATGAATTAAGAATATTTTACATCATAGATAAATTAAACAACAATTCTAAGTATAGAAATTATAAAATAAGTACATTAGCAGAAGAAAGCGGATTCATCTCCCATTCTGCTTTTACAATAGTATTTAAAAAAGTTACAGGTACTTCTCCATC